One Candidatus Nanosynbacter featherlites genomic region harbors:
- a CDS encoding LssY C-terminal domain-containing protein has product MSYRHQVSDHIQKRASALRRSPWSLSALIDQAFFLLAGLASFWFGWLVWREGWYSGGWWLVAFFALFWVIMAYLALPRLHRILSSLYVPNYFIGRTRTADGLLGDPVNVALRGSEAQLHQVMIDAGWTIADEITVRSAWKIIFSTLTGRSYASAPVSSLFLFGRRQDFAYQQEVDGSPGKRHHVRFWRCPQGWLLPGGHQVDWLAAGTYDKSVGLSLFTLQVTHKIDENTDIERDYIVKTVTEHTPQVAVTNLKDFSTGYHSRNGGGDSIQTDGDLPVLELAAVVANQQTIAERAGLILDATAHEYAISAEEHDTVLQQLWNRRPPQISFAILFTVLAIAIVLMGALFDFLLFDELLHQTTQDFIVEGLDTSVAATGAEWTIRGVLSLSAGWILVTAVLSRGTFRGSNKDRLLLMILSSLSVLATSFTLTIGKITWTSVGTLAFIGINITIILMLSSDAARQFTHTRTTARRAKQKTT; this is encoded by the coding sequence ATGAGTTATCGTCACCAGGTTTCTGACCATATCCAAAAACGAGCTTCGGCCCTGCGTCGTTCGCCATGGTCATTGTCTGCGCTGATCGACCAGGCGTTTTTCTTGTTGGCCGGTTTGGCTTCATTTTGGTTCGGTTGGTTGGTTTGGCGTGAGGGCTGGTATTCTGGCGGTTGGTGGCTGGTGGCGTTTTTTGCGCTGTTTTGGGTTATCATGGCATACTTAGCTTTGCCTCGGCTACACCGTATTTTAAGTAGTTTGTATGTGCCAAACTATTTCATTGGTCGTACGCGGACTGCTGACGGATTATTAGGTGACCCAGTCAATGTGGCGCTCAGAGGCTCAGAAGCCCAGCTACATCAAGTGATGATTGATGCTGGTTGGACGATTGCTGATGAAATCACCGTTCGGTCAGCTTGGAAGATAATTTTTTCTACGCTGACTGGCAGGAGCTATGCTTCAGCTCCTGTGTCATCACTATTCTTGTTTGGTCGTCGTCAAGATTTTGCCTATCAGCAAGAAGTAGACGGTAGCCCTGGCAAACGTCATCACGTGCGGTTTTGGCGCTGCCCTCAGGGCTGGTTGCTGCCTGGTGGCCATCAGGTCGATTGGCTGGCAGCAGGGACATACGACAAAAGTGTTGGATTGTCATTGTTTACTCTGCAAGTTACTCATAAAATTGATGAAAATACTGACATCGAGCGTGACTATATCGTGAAGACCGTCACTGAGCACACACCGCAGGTGGCAGTGACAAATTTGAAAGACTTTTCGACGGGTTATCACTCGCGCAATGGTGGGGGCGACAGTATTCAGACGGATGGTGACTTGCCGGTCTTGGAACTGGCGGCAGTTGTAGCAAATCAGCAGACAATTGCCGAAAGAGCAGGGCTTATTTTGGATGCAACCGCGCATGAATATGCCATCTCCGCGGAAGAACACGATACGGTGCTGCAACAATTATGGAATCGCCGACCGCCGCAAATATCGTTTGCTATTTTGTTTACCGTTTTGGCTATAGCGATTGTCCTGATGGGCGCCTTGTTTGATTTTCTGTTGTTTGACGAATTGTTGCATCAGACAACCCAGGACTTTATCGTTGAGGGCTTGGACACTTCTGTGGCCGCCACAGGAGCGGAGTGGACGATTCGAGGAGTGCTGAGTTTGAGCGCGGGTTGGATCTTAGTAACAGCTGTGCTGTCACGAGGTACGTTCCGCGGCTCGAACAAAGACCGATTACTCTTGATGATATTGTCGAGCCTGTCAGTGTTGGCAACGTCATTCACCTTGACCATCGGTAAAATCACCTGGACAAGCGTTGGCACCCTGGCGTTCATCGGTATTAATATCACGATTATCCTGATGCTATCGTCTGACGCGGCCAGGCAGTTCACTCACACTCGCACGACTGCACGCCGTGCCAAGCAGAAGACAACTTAG
- a CDS encoding guanylate kinase, whose product MDELERLIANYQPAEPTVELIKKAKIALLTGISGAGKDTIKKRLLQIPDFSSIVSHTTRAPRINNNRPEVDGVDYHFIDSTMAAQMLRNQEFIEAKFVHGTVYGTSAAEIRAAYEQNKTVIADIDVQGAAEYEILAPQSISIFIIPPDYETWLTRLKSRYTTEEAFHAEWPKRLASSIKEMTQALSVPYYHVIINDDLDRAVRVCHDIIERGDLFNQQDDEARLAARRLLENIRQYNSIV is encoded by the coding sequence ATGGACGAATTGGAGCGGTTGATTGCTAATTATCAACCAGCTGAGCCAACCGTCGAGCTGATCAAGAAAGCCAAGATTGCCCTATTGACTGGCATCTCTGGCGCCGGTAAAGACACCATCAAAAAGCGATTATTGCAGATTCCAGATTTTAGCAGCATCGTTTCGCACACAACTCGTGCGCCGCGTATTAACAATAATCGTCCAGAAGTTGACGGTGTCGATTACCATTTCATCGACTCGACCATGGCTGCACAAATGTTGAGAAATCAAGAATTTATTGAGGCTAAATTTGTTCATGGCACAGTCTATGGCACTTCAGCGGCTGAGATTCGGGCGGCCTATGAACAAAACAAAACAGTCATCGCTGATATTGATGTGCAAGGCGCTGCTGAATATGAGATTTTAGCTCCGCAAAGTATTTCAATTTTTATCATACCTCCCGACTACGAAACCTGGCTGACTCGTCTGAAAAGTCGGTATACTACCGAGGAAGCATTTCACGCTGAATGGCCGAAACGGCTGGCTAGTTCTATCAAAGAAATGACACAAGCACTTTCTGTACCGTATTATCATGTTATTATTAATGATGACCTTGATAGAGCGGTCCGTGTCTGTCATGACATCATTGAACGGGGTGACTTGTTTAACCAGCAAGACGATGAAGCCCGTTTGGCCGCAAGGAGGCTTTTAGAAAATATTCGACAGTATAATAGTATCGTATGA
- a CDS encoding WD40/YVTN/BNR-like repeat-containing protein has product MGSLWGNRKRTIARAAKAGCLVVIAAVIAVFSQSANAKQIVTWTEQAGSGSRPWTSIASSADGNKLAATMSGGSVYISDDAGLTWTERVDSGSRAWIAITSSADGTKLAGVYHWGGYILTSEDRGQTWRSNGITGGSFDWTSITSSADGTKLAATAKNGAVFTSSNSGATWTPQAGSGNRAWTSITSSADGTKLAATVTGGAVFTSNDSGVTWTEQVGSGNRAWTAITGSSDGTKLAATVNGGAVYTSNDAGVTWQEQAASGNRAWTAITSSADGTKLAATVTGGVIYVSSDSGATWEEQTTAATGAWSSIAMSSDGARIAAAMNNGFISTATVKEAPVTPPTPPTPPTPPTPTPTPTPTPTPAQPTNPGAPVAQPTKPTGKGYLADTGDNVWPLASLAAVGIGAGILWIVKRRNS; this is encoded by the coding sequence ATGGGGTCGCTCTGGGGTAATAGAAAAAGAACAATAGCCCGCGCTGCTAAGGCAGGGTGTTTGGTGGTAATTGCTGCGGTGATTGCGGTATTTAGCCAATCAGCTAATGCAAAACAAATAGTTACATGGACAGAACAGGCTGGTTCTGGTAGTCGCCCTTGGACTTCAATTGCTAGCTCTGCTGACGGTAATAAGCTCGCTGCAACTATGAGCGGCGGTTCAGTATATATATCAGATGATGCTGGTTTGACTTGGACTGAGCGAGTTGACTCTGGCTCTCGCGCCTGGATTGCGATCACCAGCTCTGCTGACGGTACTAAATTGGCTGGTGTGTACCACTGGGGTGGTTACATTTTAACCTCAGAGGATAGAGGTCAAACCTGGAGAAGCAATGGTATAACGGGTGGTTCTTTTGATTGGACCTCAATCACCAGCTCTGCTGACGGCACCAAACTGGCTGCAACAGCTAAAAACGGCGCAGTATTTACTTCCAGTAACTCAGGCGCAACGTGGACACCGCAGGCTGGTTCCGGCAACCGTGCTTGGACCTCAATCACCAGCTCTGCTGACGGCACCAAACTGGCTGCAACCGTTACTGGTGGTGCAGTATTTACTTCAAATGATTCAGGTGTAACGTGGACAGAACAAGTCGGTTCTGGCAACCGTGCCTGGACTGCCATCACTGGATCAAGCGATGGTACTAAACTCGCCGCGACTGTCAATGGCGGCGCGGTTTACACCTCAAATGACGCAGGTGTGACCTGGCAAGAACAAGCCGCTTCCGGCAATCGTGCTTGGACTGCCATCACCAGCTCTGCAGACGGCACTAAATTGGCTGCAACCGTCACTGGTGGCGTAATATATGTTTCAAGTGACTCAGGTGCTACCTGGGAAGAGCAAACCACGGCTGCAACTGGCGCCTGGTCCTCTATCGCGATGTCTAGCGACGGTGCTCGCATTGCGGCGGCTATGAACAATGGCTTCATCAGTACCGCGACCGTTAAGGAAGCGCCAGTCACTCCACCGACCCCACCGACCCCACCAACCCCACCAACACCAACCCCGACGCCAACCCCAACACCAACTCCTGCTCAGCCAACCAATCCCGGTGCGCCAGTTGCCCAGCCAACAAAGCCAACTGGCAAAGGTTACTTGGCTGACACTGGTGACAATGTCTGGCCACTCGCTTCACTCGCAGCTGTTGGTATTGGTGCAGGTATCCTTTGGATCGTCAAACGTAGGAACAGCTAA
- a CDS encoding 5' nucleotidase, NT5C type, producing the protein MKKPIIYIDMDGVLVDFTSALTKVLPEMLEKFAGEYDNIPGVFALMDPMPGALEAVDKLKEKYDLYILSSSPWENPTALGDKLAWVKKYFGGDGRENIFFRKVVFSSVKHLSRGDILIDDRTANGAGDFSGRLIRFGSDEFPDWQAILRELL; encoded by the coding sequence ATGAAGAAACCAATTATTTATATTGATATGGACGGCGTACTGGTCGACTTTACGTCGGCTTTGACGAAGGTCCTGCCTGAGATGCTTGAGAAGTTTGCGGGTGAATATGATAATATTCCGGGTGTTTTTGCACTGATGGATCCGATGCCGGGCGCCCTCGAGGCGGTTGATAAGCTGAAGGAAAAGTATGATTTATATATCCTGTCGTCATCGCCATGGGAGAATCCGACGGCACTGGGTGATAAACTGGCGTGGGTGAAGAAGTATTTTGGCGGCGATGGTCGGGAGAATATTTTCTTTCGCAAGGTTGTTTTTTCATCGGTCAAGCATCTGAGTCGAGGCGATATCTTGATCGATGATCGGACGGCAAATGGTGCGGGTGACTTTTCAGGGCGATTGATACGGTTTGGTTCAGATGAATTTCCTGATTGGCAAGCCATTTTGCGTGAACTGTTATAA